One Anopheles marshallii chromosome 3, idAnoMarsDA_429_01, whole genome shotgun sequence genomic region harbors:
- the LOC128710839 gene encoding RING finger protein nhl-1: MEQFEQLLTCCVCLDRYRNPKLLPCQHSFCMEPCMDGLIDYVKRQVKCPECRAEHRIPYQGVQGFPTNVTLQRFLELHIEITGELPDPTSGQVMERCNVCSEKAYCALCVHCDKKICADCKGAHMDILRREISRINNQIRRGLHRLKEVLAVVEKNASNLQNNCTSVSEEIDEIYRRLQKALKDRTDHLRHEMDKYMSTELKNVVTLKENLELEIANIQSNADLAEKYMNDAVEWDDCELMDTKEIFLRTVDFIRNFDCETMDYSRKVRFIMNIDPNKLINEVSSYGDLNLPNHGGAATSQSQGMLQPPPGPGLMRSKSDHRLAAQFRQQQEAQPWNADEEPLLGGRKFGERPPKPVAQERDRYGGESRYGRGTTDYDYDDDTTSSSRTGKGRFRSRFARSHQLDNDSDNESKTTTKSAAELEKERNKVSSTEDCAKGPLSGIFRLMDSPRVMKRLQDQEKGKKEKKASPATTPTLNKPSPLGVKPKTGPPTATARQLSEDDEIAKIKRQNKGASGSNTTTPTTGVTAPPAPEPERPTADRVSALKAGRTATPTSAGSDDSDSPTSPARRSSPHVEADSDQDESESNRRNSRQSSTGNKTVAGAAQKKPVARSASSESNSSSESSSASPVPPSTRTTTESEVKPKTILKNANENAQRNGTASPTNTETAKKPFQSRFLPQTQAAPEKKEESESSSEEETSSEEESEEEEEEEEEKPAATPAASTTARSSPITTNTTSSTVSSRSHDTHTPSSPLFGRVSRQDSSENSRKSSRDELRTSSGYSSPTSYRSQNHYERDESPKYGSSGSSALRSRTTSHAAEPEDSKYGSGSGYTSRFLNKSKSTAVVAPEDEATDDSDSRYGAGGRSRFTALQDRRNRLARSRSSHNFGNDDEEDEPVSPTTTSPSAYLASRYGASSSLASQPADLSRSRSTHALKSREPSPERNSTAAGGDKDGAALSSWARYLKNKYGNRTTKDGKDTPSSSSLSSGVGSSSLSSPSSSSTSSASASAAARRLSLGLPLRQTDLLSSDDDSKNGVGSPTSPTAAAAVAGIPGAAGMSPRTQYLQKRRQLFQIGGRGSEPGSFTWPRGIAVGPDNSIVVADSSNHRVQVFDSNGIFVKEFGQYGNGDGEFDCLAGVAVNRIGQFIIADRYNHRIQVLDPAGRFLRSFGSQGTTDGKFNYPWGITTDALGFIYVCDKENHRIQVFQSDGSFIGKFGTCGKEKGQLEHPHYIAVSNTNRVIVSDSNNHRVQIFDVNGRVLTTFGGEGSEEGQFKFPRGVAVDDQGYICVADSGNNRIQIFHPDGSFLRAFGSWGSGDAEFKGLEGVAIMSNGNILVCDRENHRVQVF; the protein is encoded by the exons ATGGAGCAATTTGAGCAACTACTCACGTGTTGCGTGTGTCTCGATCGATACCGCAACCCGAAGCTGCTACCATGCCAGCATTCGTTCTGCATGGAACCGTGCATGGACGGTCTGATCGACTACGTCAAGCGACAG GTCAAGTGTCCAGAATGTCGTGCCGAGCACCGGATACCGTACCAGGGCGTGCAGGGGTTCCCAACCAACGTCACCCTGCAGCGGTTTCTCGAGCTGCACATCGAAATTACTGGCGAACTGCCAGATCCAACGTCCG GTCAGGTGATGGAACGGTGCAACGTGTGCTCGGAGAAGGCATACTGTGCGCTGTGCGTGCACTGCGACAAGAAGATCTGTGCGGACTGCAAGGGTGCCCACATGGACATCCTTCGCCGTGAGATCAGCCGCATCAACAACCAGATCCGGCGCGGTCTGCATCGCCTGAAGGAggtgctggcggtggtggaaaagAATGCCTCGAATCTGCAGAACAACTGCACGAGCGTGTCGGAGGAAATCGACGAAATCTATCGCCGGTTGCAGAAGGCGCTCAAGGACCGTACCGACCATCTGCGGCACGAGATGGATAAGTACATGTCGACCGAGCTGAAGAATGTGGTCACGCTCAAGGAGAACCTCGAGCTGGAGATCGCCAACATCCAGAGTAACGCGGATCTGGCCGAGAAGTACATGAACGATGCCGTCGAATGGGACGACTGTGAGCTGATGGACACGAAGGAGATCTTCCTGCGCACGGTGGACTTTATCCGTAACTTTGACTGCGAAACGATGGACTACAGCCGGAAGGTGCGCTTCATCATGAACATCGATCCGAACAAGCTGATCAACGAGGTGTCGTCGTACGGTGATCTGAATCTGCCGAACCACGGTGGGGCAGCCACTAGTCAGAGCCAGGGTATGCTGCAACCACCGCCCGGCCCAGGTTTGATGCGTTCGAAGAGTGATCACCGGCTGGCGGCTCAGTTCCGCCAACAGCAGGAAGCCCAGCCCTGGAACGCGGACGAGGAGCCGCTGCTCGGTGGGCGTAAGTTTGGCGAGCGGCCACCCAAACCGGTAGCTCAGGAACGCGATCGGTACGGGGGTGAATCGCGCTATGGACGCGGTACGACCGATTACGACTACGATGACGATACGACCTCATCCAGCCGTACCGGTAAGGGCCGGTTTCGGTCCCGGTTTGCCCGTTCCCATCAGCTCGACAACGATTCGGACAACGAGTCGAAGACGACCACCAAGTCGGCGGCTGAGCTCGAGAAGGAACGCAACAAGGTCTCCAGTACGGAGGATTGTGCCAAGGGTCCGCTCAGTGGCATCTTCCGCCTGATGGACTCGCCGCGCGTCATGAAGCGTCTGCAGGATCAGGAAAAGggcaagaaggaaaagaaagcctCACCGGCCACCACGCCCACCCTCAACAAACCGTCACCTTTGGGTGTGAAGCCGAAGACCGGTCCACCAACGGCCACCGCCCGCCAACTGTCCGAGGACGATGAAATCGCGAAGATCAAGCGCCAAAACAAGGGTGCGTCCGGGTCCAACACAACCACTCCGACGACGGGAGTTACAGCTCCACCGGCACCGGAACCGGAGCGACCGACGGCCGATCGGGTATCAGCACTGAAGGCAGGACGCACGGCGACGCCAACGTCAGCCGGTAGCGATGACAGCGACAGCCCAACGTCACCGGCACGCCGCTCATCGCCCCACGTCGAG GCCGATAGCGATCAAGACGAGTCGGAATCGAACCGTCGAAACTCGCGACAGTCGTCCACCGGCAACAAAACGGTAGCTGGTGCAGCGCAGAAGAAACCGGTGGCCCGTTCGGCGAGCAGCGAATCGAACTCGTCCAGCGAAAGCTCCAGCGCTTCGCCAGTGCCACCGTCCACGCGTACCACAACCGAATCGGAGGTCAAACCCAAAACCATCCTCAAGAACGCTAACGAGAACGCACAGCGTAATGGTACGGCTAGCCCCACGAACACGGAGACGGCCAAAAAACCGTTCCAGAGTCGGTTCTTGCCCCAGACGCAGGCAGCGCcggaaaagaaggaagagTCGGAAAGCAGCTCCGAGGAGGAAACATCCTCCGAGGAGGAAtccgaggaggaggaagaggaagaggaggagaaGCCAGCGGCAACGCCGGCCGCTAGTACCACGGCCAGATCATCACCgatcaccaccaacaccacctcCTCGACGGtgtcgtctcgctcgcacgatACGCACACGCCGAGCAGTCCACTGTTCGGTCGTGTATCGCGCCAAGACTCGTCCGAGAACTCGCGCAAAAGCTCGCGAGATGAGCTGCGTACGTCCAGTGGTTACTCCAGCCCGACCAGCTACCGGAGCCAGAACCACTACGAACGGGACGAAAGCCCCAAGTACGGGTCGTCCGGTTCGTCGGCCCTGCGCTCACGCACCACTAGCCATGCGGCCGAGCCAGAGGACAGCAAATACGGCAGCGGTTCTGG ATACACGAGCCGGTTCCTGAACAAGAGCAAAAGCACTGCGGTGGTAGCACCGGAGGACGAAGCGACGGATGACTCGGACAGCCGGTATGGTGCTGGCGGACGCAGCAGATTCACCGCGTTGCAGGACCGCCGCAATCGGTTGGCCCGCAGTCGCTCGTCCCACAACTTTGGCAATGATGATGAGGAAGATGAGCCCGTATCACCGACGACCACATCGCCGTCAGCCTACTTGGCTTCCAG GTATGGAGCGTCGTCCTCGCTCGCCTCCCAACCAGCGGACCTGTCCCGTAGCCGCTCGACACACGCACTGAAGTCGCGGGAACCATCGCCGGAACGGAACAGTACGGCTGCCGGTGGCGATAAGGATGGGGCCGCCCTCAGCTCCTGGGCACGGTACCTCAAGAACAAGTATGGCAATCGGACGACCAAGGACGGGAAGGATACACCCAGCTCGTCCAGCCTGTCGTCGGGCGTCGGTTCGTCCTCGCTCTCCTCACCCTCGTCCTCGTCCACGTCGAGCGCGTCGGCTTCGGCTGCCGCCCGGCGTCTCAGCCTCGGTTTGCCGTTGCGCCAGACCGATCTACTCAGCTCGGACGATGATTCAAAAAACGGGGTAGGCTCCCCTACCTCTCCTACGGCAGCGGCGGCAGTAGCCGGTATACCCGGAGCAGCAGGTATGTCCCCTAGGACGCAGTACCTGCAGAAGCGCCGGCAGCTGTTCCAGATAGGAGGTCGGGGGAGCGAACCAGGTTCCTTCACGTGGCCGCGCGGTATCGCCGTCGGCCCGGACAACAGTATCGTCGTGGCGGACTCGTCCAACCATCGCGTCCAGGTGTTCGACTCCAATGGCATCTTCGTCAAGGAGTTCGGCCAGTACGGTAACGGGGATGGCGAGTTTGACTGTTTGGCCGGTGTTGCGGTTAACCGTATCGGTCAGTTCATCATAGCCGATAG ATACAACCATCGGATTCAGGTGCTTGATCCGGCCGGTCGTTTTCTGCGATCGTTCGGCTCGCAGGGCACCACCGATGGAAAATTCAACTACCCCTGGGGCATCACTACCGATGCGCTAGGGTTCATCTACGTTTGCGATAAGGAAAATCACAGAATTCAG GTATTCCAATCCGATGGATCATTTATTGGCAAGTTTGGCACCTGCGGCAAGGAAAAGGGTCAGCTCGAACATCCGCACTACATTGCCGTCTCGAACACGAACCGCGTCATCGTATCCGACTCAAACAATCACCGGGTGCAG ATTTTTGACGTCAATGGTCGCGTCCTGACGACGTTTGGCGGTGAAGGCTCCGAGGAAGGTCAATTTAAATTCCCAAG GGGTGTTGCGGTTGACGATCAGGGCTACATCTGTGTGGCCGACTCGGGCAACAACCGCATCCAGATCTTCCATCCGGACGGTAGCTTCCTACGTGCGTTCGGTTCCTGGGGTTCCGGCGATGCGGAGTTCAAGGGACTCGAAGGTGTCGCGATCATGTCGAACGGCAACATACTGGTGTGCGATCGCGAAAACCATCGGGTGCAGGTGTTTTAG